tttCATCTGAGAAAAATCCATTGCTTTCAgtgcaataaaaatgcaaaaaaataaacccCAACGTGTAGCCGAACGAGATAATGTTGAATTGCGAaaggaaattaattataaatgcttacgtatttatttttataacgacTGTTAGAAAAAGACTCGATTTcgtatatttaatttcaatgaaCCTCGAAGgctgatttttttgtaatttttttaactttgaatgattttaattaaaaccatAATTTCAGAATGTGGATTTTGGAATGGTAAGATACTGAACTATATATGCCTTAAAAATATAGTGAAAATAGAGGTAATTtgcataaatgtacatacatatttcaatcCAAGTCGAGTGAAAAGAGTAACTTTACATTTTCTCCCACTTggatagaattatatatatgtacataaagaaatcaataaaataagcaTTAATTGTTATCAAGCCGCCAGAGCTCCACAAATAAATCACAACTCACGCGTGCCACACCAAATATTTCACGATTGCCTCAATATAGATGGATAGTTTGCAACGCAGTAAAACAACCTGATTAAGTGTAGAAAAATGTCAATTGTTTCGAAAActacctaaaagtatgcaagcGAATTTTCAACTTTCTCGCATTTtgctataatttaatttattaatttaattagcaagtgtgtgtatttgttttccaatattaatagtttatttaaataaatttcatagcaataaacataaataataataacatattcACTAATATTGGACTttcattgtgtttttgttgcttttctttttcatatacttgcgtatatatgtttatattattaaataattatttatatgtaattttaattaatataaataaagtatataGCTTATGTGGTAaactatacgagtatgtgtagcTGTCGGTATGCCAATCGGTATGCGAATTTCGTCAGCAGTCGGTTTGGAGCTATTGTAGTatgtgttgttgtgcttgttaaACTAAAGAATTTTGAAGGCAGTCAAGTCGAAAATTTCATTtacacttaaaaataaaaattaaaaaagaaaaaaaaaaataacaaagacAAAAATTACTTTCTCAACCACAGCGCACTTTCGGGCGTTTAAATTTCAGTAGGCGTTACCCATGCGGGCGGCAGTTATTCTAAATATAGTCTAtcactttttgttttcgaaactATGAAACATTTTTAGAATTCGCATACATttataataatgaataaaacTTTCAAAGTTTACTTTTTTTCGTTTCCCATTTGCCAGATGTGTAAAattcttaataataatatattttagttaGAAAACAATCTATAAGCtagtaattttgttttgaatagaATTTATTGTTCTCAACGCGTTTACTGTACATTTATTAAAGCTTTCGTACAACTTACAAACCGTTACACAGGCAACGCCTACGCACTACTTATGAAGCCTATGCATGTACCCTGTGTTGCGCTGTAGTTGTGGTGAAGAAttgattttaacattttcgattTAGATTTCTTTGTGTGTGTTGTAGAAAATtgtgaatatgtgtgtgtgtagtagtAGTAGTCAGCCGATTTACATACGTACGTTTATGTTCTATGAATTTAGATTTATGCATTACAGGTTTTTGCTTcgttttaagtttaatttagtACACGTTTTCGCCTTTCATTATTTACTAGGTGTTTACacagcttcttcttcttcttttatgtAAGTCTACCTTTAggattatcattattattattatgtatagtaaaattgtttacatactataaaattattattactttatcgtgtaattatatttatatatatatatgtatgtatatatataaatgaatatatattgTTTAAAAGACACTGACTGTTTGACTGACTGCTGCGGTTGAGTTggcatcgttttcatttttattcagtGCATGCACACTCGGTAGTCTTCGTCTATTGGATGCGTTCGGGAAATCTGCGCTTAGTAACACTTCAAGAACTTtaaattaaagcaatttttgagagagttttgtttactttttaaggACATGCTGCGTGAAAAGTTACATTTTACTTTGGATTTTCACAAAagattttataatatacatataaataattaattttaatccatttatataaaaatataagaacaaatccaaaaaaataaagtataaaaagttaaaaaaaaaataaatatttttgaaaatcataCGCGTGAATTTTTAATGATTAATTCATCCTACTCACACTCCCCTCGCAAGAGCGCGCACTGCAAAATTGCAACTCAAGTCAGCCAGTCTCTTTTTATGTGTGccattttcactttttgtttttgtttttagctaTGGTTTCGTGTTTTTACCTTGTATTCGTttttgcttgtatgtatgtatgtatttaattttataattttgcatcTTTCAGCAATGGCACGACATATTTCAGTATACGATGTACTCCATTTCGAATTCTTTACCGTTATGCTTGTGGAAGATTCTTAGTTTGTATGATGCAATGCTTTTGAATTGGCTATTGGCTATTGAAGTTTGTCTTTTTGTGTTCTTCTTTGCGAAAATTTCctctttgtatatgtatgccaAAATTGTGTATGTGattgttttcgattttgctttgttttgttttatttttgtaaaatggcccggaaaatatttttcaaaatttcgctCTTATGTTTTATTGCAGCTATCTTTCTtcatcttgttgttgttgtatgtgtggTCACGAATGGCCGTTTTCTGTCTGTtagattttttgttgcatttctttcttatttgttgctactgtatgtatattactttgCCTTATGTCTTTGTTTTTCACTAATATGCTCatttatgtttaaattattgtttatcTACGCATATGTTTTACTAGGTTAGGGTACTTTTTTTTAGCTTAAACTTAGTTTTAGGTTTTGGTATAGCGTCATCGTTTTCATGTATCCCTCCAGTTCAGTAGCTTGCAGTGGCGGCCCTCTTGCTTGCACTGAATTtctgtttttgctgttgttgtggatAGTGTCTTGCATTCAGCGCAGTGTCTAGCGTGGCCGGTTGCCTTTGTAGTTGGGATTCGGATGACGTCCTTGCGTGTGCCGTGGAGCAgctgaaatgtttttttattaggTTTTAGACAAATTTTGGGTCTTAAAAGAATTTCGCTTACCTGGTATCATCATGGTTGGGTACATGCCAGCTACGGGCGCCATTGCAGGCCGCAACTCGGTCGAGGGCGATCGGCGACTGTTCGGTAGAGCAACTGAGGGCTGAAAGTAGGATAAAAAGATTCATATAGTGAGGAGTTTCCATAAAATAACttgacagctatatgccatagtggttCTATCTCAACACGTTTCTTTGGACAAATTCAACAcagatatattttgaaataaagaagtttttcatacaagaattttACTTGGATCTTTCAGTGGTCCGACATTGGGgtttctgacaaatgagcagcttcttgaggagaaaatcACGTATGCACAGtatcagatcgatatctctaaTACTATACACTAACTAGCATGCAAATGAAGACAGACTGACAGACGGATatgcttaaatttatttagctCTGATGATTTCGAGTTGTATTTAAggcatttaaacaattttggtaatttttgtcGTAAACCACTAACTAACGGATGCACAAAATTGACAGTTATGTATATCTTCGTATTAACTTACATGCGCATAATAGGTTTGACCGTATTTGATGTAGACACCTGATGCACCCGGTTGATAAGCGCTCAATAGCGGCTGGTGATGCGCGACAGTCGCCGCTACGGCGGCAGCAGCTGCATTCGCCACCTCCGCCGCTGCAGCACCACCTAACACCGCTGCTGTGGTGGCTTGTTGAGTGCCCGCGAGACCGGCTGCCGTGCCgccagcagcagcggcggccgCCACCATACCGCCGTGTTGCAGTTGTGGTGGAATGTGTGCGCCACGCGCTGGTGTAATGTACAATGGTGTGCCGGTTGCGGTTGCAACTGTCTGATGATCACCACCACCGACCATACCGCTGCTGGCTATGCCGATGCCAGTGTTTATGTAGCCGCTTGCTGCTGTGGCGGCATAGCAATTGGGTGTGTTAGCACCACCACCGCCGCTCGAACCGACTATACTATTCGGCGATGTATTGTTGCTATTGTCGTTGCTGCTGGAGTTGCCAGTGCCTGGCGAGTTGCGTTGTGAAGCGCTGCGCCTGTATTCATAGGCGACACCACCACCGCTGCCTTTCTGACGGAACGTTGCTGCGCCTGCATTCAAGCGTATTGGTGGCTTGGCATCAGATGGCGAGTTGCTGTGGTGTACGTGGtagccgctgttgttgttgctgtttacgGCAGGCATGCTTGGTCCGCTGCCGTAACTTGGTGGACCGCTGAGCAATGGCGTTTGTGGCTtatcgccgccgccgccgcgcTTATTCATGCCATGCGGACGTGAGCCTTGGTAGCCGCTGTTTGGTGAAGCACGCGTATCGTTATTGCCGCCCAATAGAGGCGGTTTGCCATTGGCGGTGCCATTGTAGGACGTTGAGTTCTGGCGACTCAATGAATTGCTTGGATACGCTGGCGGTTTTTTGCTGCCACTCatatttgaattgttgttgcgcttttCGTGTTGCACATACGAGTTGCCATGTGGACTGCTCATAAGCGTTGTGCCACCATCTGCTCCACCGCTGACCGTGTAGTACTGCGGTGTGGAACTGCCACTGTAGCCAccgttgttgttgccgccaTTTGAGTTCATAATGGGTGGTGTGGAGAAGAGTGGCGGATTGCGCTGTGCAGTTTGAGTAGGTACAGAGTGTGGCGTGCTGGGCGCGGACTGTGAAGCGCTACCGCCGCCACTGTAGGCGGGCGTCACGTTGTTTGAACTGTTTGCACCGGTTGGTGTTGGGTGCGAGATGGCCGTCAGTGTGCTGGGGTCGACAATCGGTATGGCAGCTGGTCCAGGCGTGTGTACGGTGGAGCTGCCGTGCGTGGGATGTGCGGCAGCTGTAATGGGCGGGTGATGAGCATAGAATGGGGTGATCACAGCATTTGTTTGTTGTGCATGAGCTGCCGCGCTAGCCATGCTGGCCGCAGCTATTTGTGGCGCAGCCGTTGGTGGAACGCCAGATGCGTGTACTGGTGGTGTGCCGGCCGCAACACCTGCggcggcagcggcggcggcagcagcagtgGCAGGCGCATAGGGAAAGATATTCGCATGCAATAGTGCCGCATGTTGGGGCAGCGTATACATGGCTGTAGCTGGGGCCGCTCCATTGCCAACGTTGAGATCGGTTGTTGTATtcacagctgctgctgctgctgcagctgccGCTGCGGCTGCTGCACTACCTGGTGCCGGCGCTAGCGTGAGGGTGGGCACTGCGTGTCCCAATTGATATGTGGTAGTTGCACTGCCGTTGTTTGGGATGGCTGCTGTTACTAGCTGATGACCGCTGCTCTGATGATTGGTGTAATGTGAAGATGTCGGCCGCTTTACACGCCCTGTACCGAAATATGTTGTGCCGCTGTGTGTTTGATAGCTGTTCGTGGCCGCCGTGGTGTTAACAACGTGATGGCCACTAACACCAACATTGCTACCACCACTGCCTAAAGCTCCAACGGTGGTGTTCGACGACGGTCCAGCCGCCGCCGTGGCTGCTACAAGGCCATTCGCGATGTTGATACCGCTAGTAATGTGTGGTCCGGCCACGGGTTGGGCGGTTGCAGTTGTAGGTGGTTGTGGCTGTGGCGGTGCTGGTAGGAGTGGCGTTGCTGCGACAGCGTTCGTGAGCGCTTGCTGTGGCACGTAGTATGTCATCGGTTGACCCCAGTAGCCtggaagaaaatttataaataagtattttcTGATATTACGAAGAAGCCTTTACTTATATTTCGTATAAAAATTAACAGCTTTGCTTTACATGTACTATTAGTTCTATATTCACATAATCCCTTCTATTCGACTCCatcttcatcaatatttatcaaCACTTACTATTATAGGCATATGGATGTCCGATTGGATAGGTGGTCATCGGTATCTGTTGCAGTTGACCATTCGCCGGTGCTGCTGCAGCGACTGTAGCTGCGCCCGTTACAAATTGATCACTCGAATATATCAATTGACCCGGATAGATGGGCGTACCATTGGCCGTGGCGAATTGTGCGGTTGGATAAGCGGCTGCGACGGGTACCATTGTAGCTGTACTGcctgctgccgctgccgccggATATATGGCTTGTGCTCCAGCTGGTATCAGACCGGTGGCATCGGTGCGCGGTTGATTCGGATCAAATACAGGCATAAAATAGCTCTGCACTTCGCCCTCCTGTAAAACAGACAACGAATTGAATTGACATTTCAACTGTTTCTGTGGGGCGTGGCTTACAACTGGCGGTGGATAGGCATAGACCATGCCTTGTGGAATGGCATAAACGCTACCATCAGGCTGTGGAGTTTTAAATCAACGTCAATATAATCAATTTTAAAGCTACAGTTAAACTAGAAAATTCGCGCTTACCCCTTGCTGATATGTCGTGGTGCAGTACGGCGTACCACTGGGTGTGGTGGTGGTGTGAAAGACTGTAGAACCATCTGGTGCCTGGTAGCTTTGCGTGTATGTCCACGTTGTGGGCTTGGGTTCTTCGGAAGCGCGATTTTTCGCTTGTGTCGACTCGTTGGTACTGAAGGGTGTTGAGCGCGCCGAATGTGGTGTCTCGCGTTGTACCTGCACATTGACGCTACTCGTTGGCGTTTGACTGGGTGGTGGTGGTTGTGCTGGTGGCTGTGTTACCGTTGTCGGCTGCAGTTCACGCACACTTGGCGCATCCAAAGTTGTTGCATTCTGTGGTGTGGAGATAAAGTAACGTATTTTATGGGCAATTTTAGCAATTTCTTGCATTGGCCTACCTCACGCTTCGGCAGCTCATCCTTTTCCGCTGGTATATTCGGACTGGTGGcttgatttttgaacttttgcacCTCGATTCGGTCATAACTTTTGGTGGAAGTTGTGGTGGTGATGCTCAAACAACCCGTGGCCGAGGTGTTGTCGCATTCATCAGCACCCGATTGCGTAGATGCTTCTGAAAAGCAcggaaaacatttaattttttttcaatgcatCTTCAAATCGCTTACCTTCGGTGGCGTTGATCGCCATATCCAAGCCAATGCCGTCGCAGTTGACGTCGCCGCACATGGATACCGTTTGTGTAGAGGATTCAGCCACAGACTCGGCCAACGGTACGGTGGCGGCGCTTTCATTGCACGCGACGCTCATGCAATGCGTCTGAGTTTGGGGCGTTGGCGTAGCTGCTGGCGATTCGGCTGGCGAAGGTGTGGACATTTGTTGTGTGCTTTTATTCTTCTTTGTGGTGCTATCcagcacttgttgttgttgttgctgctgcggcAACTGTTGTGgcgattgttgttgtgcatAATTGGCGGTGTTGTTGCCCTGATTTGGATGGTATGTGGCCTGTTGGTTGGGTGGCAGATTGGACGGGTCAAAGTGATAAATTGAACTacaaaagaatattaaatatagGTTAGGTACGGTTAAAGAGGTTATGCACATACTTGTAAAAAGCGTAAGAAGCAGTGTAAATGTGtttgaaaacttatattttaacAAGGAGATttgttttatgaatttattgcaTGGCTTAGATTCCGTTTTTGTTACTattgcacacacatataaacaaatacatatatattgacaAAGACGAGAAGTTGTAGCGGTGCTTGCGAGGCAACtaacacaaataaatacagTTATGAATACAAAATGtgacataaaattaaaatgtatttacattCGGGGAACTTAATTACACAATTGTTagcttttttctatttattacatttttcttgtgaccaaaagttgtaaaatacattttaatttttttatcaatacgAATGTGTGTGCTTGTTCGATGATGCCTCCAattgtttaaatcttttttgAACATATACACAAGAGACTGTCTCACATAAgccaaatatttacaaaaaatgctttaaaacttaattaatatattttaatgtaattaaaatatttttttataaatttgcattattatttataacaattaagttaaaaaaaattatgctgcAGTCTGTCTGAAGCGTTGCCGAGTGCTTGCACAGTTAGGATGATTTTGATGCGTTGGTGTTGACTCTGagataaaattttgattattgttgttattggcagATAATTTACGAAAACAATTTCAGCATATCAAGTGTAGCTAAGAgtttatgcaaattaatttcGGCAGAGCAGAAATGAGTTTTAATATAGAGTTTGCAAAATGTTTGGAAGCAGTGTGGCATGTGTGGATGATAAGCTTCGTGGGTCATGAAAagactaaataaatattcacaaCACGAATACAGAGTAGCTTCGAAATCCACAAAGAGCTCAAAGTTCGTACATCAATCAAAcgaaaatataacaataacacTGTGCAGCTAACGGCTGGGTATTGGACCAAACATTTATTTCGAGAGATTCAATCATAAGTTAAcagaaaatttctttgtttttcgaAGTTAGCGAAATTAGTTTAGTATTTGATCTCGAAGTGCGAAACTGAGTTTTTCCAGTTATCATTGTAGGATGTATATTACTAAGAATTAAATATATGGGTTTACTTTTCTTAtcactttttatttcaatgGCGTATACTATATGAGAACTGGATCTTCGAAAAAATAGAAActttatatttcgaaattacttttttcattatcACTCACTTTCTCGAAACAAAATGGTTTGGCGCGATACCCAGAAAATGTCGTTTTGCAGTGAAGTGTTATATTGAATAAAGACAAAGACAAAATCTGAGAAAACACTTTGATCAATGAATACGAATGAatgtgatttttgaaaaaagtgtcAGGtcaagaaataatttatttcagcAAAACATAATATTTGCAGGATCCCtgttatttggaaaaaatacatatatattgcccGAGGAAAAATCGAAAGTCGAAAACACAAAGaacgaatttttataaaaaatatttactatgtaATGTTACTGTTGTTTCAGCAACAGGAATTAAACCCGACTATCATAAGTTTCGGATTATTTTCTCTTATTAGTTATTTCAACTTTAGTATCACTTTTCACGCTTCTCTCGTTAGATACAATCACACAGTTGTTTATTCCACACAAAATTCATAATGTTCACCAATGGACTTATCCCTTTTTTCGGAATGTTTGAAATTAGAAAGATGTGCATATGTTTATTTACACAATGAGTATGAATTGCGTTAATTTAGAGCCTTGTAAAATGCCGTTATAAATGTAGCGTGCGCATAAGCTGAGAACATTTTGCAAACTTTACATATTCAACAGAAAGCTGACGCACAATCACAGAAAACTTGAAATGctttcttaaacattttaattgcttttcgagttcgaaattaaaagtataatgcCAAATTAGAATATTAATTCGAACAGAACATTCGAAAGTAAAACTCGCTGACTACATTTTCACCCATATTtaccaactgatcaaatttgccccggataaaaaaaaattaagtataataataCAAGTATTTATTATCGGTTTGGTTGGACGATGACTTTCGTTTCGTATTTGGCCTAAAAATCGGTCCGATAGTTGTATGACTCTATCATTGACACATTTAATACCCGAAAAATGTGTGGATTGATATTGATGCTGATCGCCTTCAAAATGGGCTTATTTTGAGTCAGCACAAGCATTGCCTAATTCAATTTCAAAGCCTCGGCTGATGTTGCCGAATCAGCGAATTTTGGTTtcttcggtttcggctcattttttgGAACGCCATTCGCCAGTCTGTTGGACAGTTTCTACGTCATACTCATAAATCCACGTCTTATCACTAgtaatgaactttaatgtaTCGTCATTAACACAGTGGATGGCATGAGGTAGGTTTTGGATGGCTTTGTGAAAGCTTTGAGCAACTCAAATACCTGTTTTGGAGACACAGAACACTTTTGCATCATTTTCAACCATCCCCTGGCCGTAATTCCTTTGGAAACATAACATTTCAAGTAAATCTCAGCTGCCAAGCACATTAATCCACATATGGAAATCAAACTTTACATGAACATAAAAAAGATTGTatcagaatattaaaaaaaaatgagtttgttacgttttttttaaatggaacAGCCCAGATCAAATTTTATCAAATGATATCTCTCAATAAAAAACTGGATGTTACTAATTTTCTTTGATCTATGATATTATAGACTACTTTTGCTGACTCGAACTGTATTTTCGAATGATTCCAATAGTCaaatgtacatatcgtcacctgaaatgcaaaataacgtaacattttcagaaatttacagtggcatgaatgaaacacgaaataaaatcgaacatgagtgaaacaaaatattaatattggttaagactggtttacatatgaccgcagaacca
This genomic stretch from Bactrocera dorsalis isolate Fly_Bdor chromosome 5, ASM2337382v1, whole genome shotgun sequence harbors:
- the LOC105232719 gene encoding protein encore isoform X5, whose protein sequence is MSSTKSQVAVATNIPSLSSSSQTQKEYSTEESLGRQNSFGNNRRGNMKGKHLTRSHAMREATSPPRTPTPRAEHGQVSPNGQSSNNYQQQQHHHQAQQQQHMDGNENAHNNNSNGSNNNNNNNNNKLHAQSNVARGNSPIIEAPAVIVTSQHSQQQQQQQQPNVALCNEAEFPKLTPPKSTKGGGGGGGAGQRNSNNNNSNNNSNNSNGVTDGNNKLEYNNNNGRKIANSNGSTGGGSATNYDSTKGAATNNNNNSNNKHQQYNASNALHQALSVGESAARGGGSSGGGGAGTTLHNSGMNYQLNTNDNPQQSHHQIAYDKENRCPRNDSQNSSMSNMLDDEAQQQQQQHYERQGGGGSGGGGGGGGKKHRTNSNSKGNKPRLKNIGGSSSGSVDGGNSISNNTSGFISRVFNNSENSSEQFTDHGGTDLFSFFKETLNKHPKDRHFLLKVEKDLTEFVLEKSRGELRFPPASSYNRMLIHRTAAFFGMEHNVDTETQQCVIVAATKNTRIPEIRFKSLVRDHRDDTRKSILKRDTHSFDEARQSSYLCPDRGSMLDRKAKSFEEREEDYERARSRIFNRSQNDNGDGMDDGYMNVSWTQSVEQQQQQQQQHRPRPNGKMMKMQNSNESRDGRSGGGAVPKSHNYNNYGGGSSQGGGPPMMRGDSANSGKNGGGSARCFSKQDSAGSTNTPWRLSPSSSGSIYHFDPSNLPPNQQATYHPNQGNNTANYAQQQSPQQLPQQQQQQQVLDSTTKKNKSTQQMSTPSPAESPAATPTPQTQTHCMSVACNESAATVPLAESVAESSTQTVSMCGDVNCDGIGLDMAINATEEASTQSGADECDNTSATGCLSITTTTSTKSYDRIEVQKFKNQATSPNIPAEKDELPKRENATTLDAPSVRELQPTTVTQPPAQPPPPSQTPTSSVNVQVQRETPHSARSTPFSTNESTQAKNRASEEPKPTTWTYTQSYQAPDGSTVFHTTTTPSGTPYCTTTYQQGPDGSVYAIPQGMVYAYPPPVVSHAPQKQLKCQFNSLSVLQEGEVQSYFMPVFDPNQPRTDATGLIPAGAQAIYPAAAAAGSTATMVPVAAAYPTAQFATANGTPIYPGQLIYSSDQFVTGAATVAAAAPANGQLQQIPMTTYPIGHPYAYNSYWGQPMTYYVPQQALTNAVAATPLLPAPPQPQPPTTATAQPVAGPHITSGINIANGLVAATAAAGPSSNTTVGALGSGGSNVGVSGHHVVNTTAATNSYQTHSGTTYFGTGRVKRPTSSHYTNHQSSGHQLVTAAIPNNGSATTTYQLGHAVPTLTLAPAPGSAAAAAAAAAAAAAVNTTTDLNVGNGAAPATAMYTLPQHAALLHANIFPYAPATAAAAAAAAAGVAAGTPPVHASGVPPTAAPQIAAASMASAAAHAQQTNAVITPFYAHHPPITAAAHPTHGSSTVHTPGPAAIPIVDPSTLTAISHPTPTGANSSNNVTPAYSGGGSASQSAPSTPHSVPTQTAQRNPPLFSTPPIMNSNGGNNNGGYSGSSTPQYYTVSGGADGGTTLMSSPHGNSYVQHEKRNNNSNMSGSKKPPAYPSNSLSRQNSTSYNGTANGKPPLLGGNNDTRASPNSGYQGSRPHGMNKRGGGGDKPQTPLLSGPPSYGSGPSMPAVNSNNNSGYHVHHSNSPSDAKPPIRLNAGAATFRQKGSGGGVAYEYRRSASQRNSPGTGNSSSNDNSNNTSPNSIVGSSGGGGANTPNCYAATAASGYINTGIGIASSGMVGGGDHQTVATATGTPLYITPARGAHIPPQLQHGGMVAAAAAAGGTAAGLAGTQQATTAAVLGGAAAAEVANAAAAAVAATVAHHQPLLSAYQPGASGVYIKYGQTYYAHPSVALPNSRRSPSTELRPAMAPVAGMYPTMMIPAAPRHTQGRHPNPNYKGNRPR
- the LOC105232719 gene encoding protein encore isoform X1; amino-acid sequence: MSSTKSQVAVATNIPSLSSSSQTQKEYSTEESLGRQNSFGNNRRGNMKGKHLTRSHAMREATSPPRTPTPRAEHGQVSPNGQSSNNYQQQQHHHQAQQQQHMDGNENAHNNNSNGSNNNNNNNNNKLHAQSNVARGNSPIIEAPAVIVTSQHSQQQQQQQQPNVALCNEAEFPKLTPPKSTKGGGGGGGAGQRNSNNNNSNNNSNNSNGVTDGNNKLEYNNNNGRKIANSNGSTGGGSATNYDSTKGAATNNNNNSNNKHQQYNASNALHQALSVGESAARGGGSSGGGGAGTTLHNSGMNYQLNTNDNPQQSHHQIAYDKENRCPRNDSQNSSMSNMLDDEAQQQQQQHYERQGGGGSGGGGGGGGKKHRTNSNSKGNKPRLKNIGGSSSGSVDGGNSISNNTSGFISRVFNNSENSSEQFTDHGGTDLFSFFKETLNKHPKDRHFLLKVEKDLTEFVLEKSRGELRFPPASSYNRMLIHRTAAFFGMEHNVDTETQQCVIVAATKNTRIPEIRFKSLVRDHRDDTRKSILKRDTHSFDEARQSSYLCPDRGSMLDRKAKSFEEREEDYERARSRIFNRSQNDNGDGMDDGYMNVSWTQSVEQQQQQQQQHRPRPNGKMMKMQNSNESRDGRSGGGAVPKSHNYNNYGGGSSQGGGPPMMRGDSANSGKNGGGSARCFSKQDSAGSTNTPWRLSPSSSGYKTQTQSLYSDSVTPSPNGYCSEDQAATEPYILTTDRMTVCHLQSPVHHMPPHLHLQPTLLCGAGVMPAHCADAALTPTPTPSMEEGVPLPRRGLVWAVTDISSVPKGSVLINPQTLQPFVNQDGSIYHFDPSNLPPNQQATYHPNQGNNTANYAQQQSPQQLPQQQQQQQVLDSTTKKNKSTQQMSTPSPAESPAATPTPQTQTHCMSVACNESAATVPLAESVAESSTQTVSMCGDVNCDGIGLDMAINATEEASTQSGADECDNTSATGCLSITTTTSTKSYDRIEVQKFKNQATSPNIPAEKDELPKRENATTLDAPSVRELQPTTVTQPPAQPPPPSQTPTSSVNVQVQRETPHSARSTPFSTNESTQAKNRASEEPKPTTWTYTQSYQAPDGSTVFHTTTTPSGTPYCTTTYQQGPDGSVYAIPQGMVYAYPPPVVSHAPQKQLKCQFNSLSVLQEGEVQSYFMPVFDPNQPRTDATGLIPAGAQAIYPAAAAAGSTATMVPVAAAYPTAQFATANGTPIYPGQLIYSSDQFVTGAATVAAAAPANGQLQQIPMTTYPIGHPYAYNSYWGQPMTYYVPQQALTNAVAATPLLPAPPQPQPPTTATAQPVAGPHITSGINIANGLVAATAAAGPSSNTTVGALGSGGSNVGVSGHHVVNTTAATNSYQTHSGTTYFGTGRVKRPTSSHYTNHQSSGHQLVTAAIPNNGSATTTYQLGHAVPTLTLAPAPGSAAAAAAAAAAAAAVNTTTDLNVGNGAAPATAMYTLPQHAALLHANIFPYAPATAAAAAAAAAGVAAGTPPVHASGVPPTAAPQIAAASMASAAAHAQQTNAVITPFYAHHPPITAAAHPTHGSSTVHTPGPAAIPIVDPSTLTAISHPTPTGANSSNNVTPAYSGGGSASQSAPSTPHSVPTQTAQRNPPLFSTPPIMNSNGGNNNGGYSGSSTPQYYTVSGGADGGTTLMSSPHGNSYVQHEKRNNNSNMSGSKKPPAYPSNSLSRQNSTSYNGTANGKPPLLGGNNDTRASPNSGYQGSRPHGMNKRGGGGDKPQTPLLSGPPSYGSGPSMPAVNSNNNSGYHVHHSNSPSDAKPPIRLNAGAATFRQKGSGGGVAYEYRRSASQRNSPGTGNSSSNDNSNNTSPNSIVGSSGGGGANTPNCYAATAASGYINTGIGIASSGMVGGGDHQTVATATGTPLYITPARGAHIPPQLQHGGMVAAAAAAGGTAAGLAGTQQATTAAVLGGAAAAEVANAAAAAVAATVAHHQPLLSAYQPGASGVYIKYGQTYYAHPSVALPNSRRSPSTELRPAMAPVAGMYPTMMIPAAPRHTQGRHPNPNYKGNRPR